A DNA window from Methylobacterium sp. NMS14P contains the following coding sequences:
- a CDS encoding sensor histidine kinase yields the protein MTRGFGRSGIARRVLVVGAIPILVAAAIALGAWILLYEAERARTGAVVATETAQTLTSMNRARADAVSGGAARRDEAERRFDERAATAAGQLERLEGLARTRGQSALVATVTGDLNSQVTRMRSLLLSERTATATIADMARRADALVALTDVARRRQQQDNAQLIAVLAVKDAELERNQGVVTALRELREAISTAELNRARIGRPVFPIEFDELAADLRQLDAVGDRLRRVLRVDGEAGAADRATELLKAYRDRSRTEDYLNRVLSEGFELTRATQAGRVLVEWCDQLVQVNVARQNRLYEEVALLIRHSVLSNEAELSAQDIALTALRLARRTDAALARRDTAEVSRVLEAGAELSGTSRTLLIPVSIRDEMAEAIDGWRTQLAATIEKIGEQNETIADMDGRAATMSANAQTLSRAFIDDADQFGSVIRQLLVVGAVGALCLGIGAAAAVARSITRPLHALQHSIVTAAAAPAPEDIGRDGHLLARRDELGDIARATNAFLEQIRRREADRRNASQRADDALTTLRQAQEDLIRAERLASLGQLVAGVSHEISTPLGIALTTATQVQSDSAAFERLVGENQLSRSRLTQYAGRMREGAQLLTSNLMRAADLLYSFKQVAADQAIEDRRALNLADWIDELLKSLRALARPGRHVFVVECPPDLVLDTLPGILAQVVSNAVKNAIEHGFQEREGGRITITGIRTGDGIGLSIADDGRGIDGADLGRVFDPFFTTARARGGTGLGLHIVHNLVVNRLQGRVELSSSAGAGTVLRLWLPERLA from the coding sequence ATGACCCGCGGGTTCGGGAGGTCCGGCATCGCGCGCCGCGTCCTCGTGGTCGGCGCGATCCCGATCCTCGTCGCGGCCGCCATCGCGCTGGGCGCCTGGATCCTGCTCTACGAGGCCGAGCGTGCCCGGACCGGCGCCGTGGTGGCGACGGAGACGGCGCAGACGCTCACGTCGATGAACCGGGCCCGGGCGGACGCCGTCAGCGGCGGCGCCGCGCGCCGGGACGAGGCCGAGCGCCGCTTCGACGAGCGGGCCGCCACGGCGGCCGGGCAGCTCGAACGCCTGGAGGGTCTCGCGCGCACGCGCGGCCAGTCCGCGCTCGTGGCCACCGTCACGGGCGATCTGAACTCGCAGGTGACGCGGATGCGCTCGCTCCTGCTCTCCGAGCGGACGGCGACCGCCACGATCGCCGACATGGCCCGGCGGGCGGACGCCCTGGTCGCGCTGACCGACGTCGCGCGCCGGCGCCAGCAGCAGGACAACGCCCAGCTGATCGCCGTCCTGGCCGTCAAGGATGCCGAGCTGGAGCGGAACCAGGGCGTCGTCACCGCCCTCCGGGAGCTGCGGGAGGCGATCAGCACCGCCGAGCTGAATCGGGCGCGCATCGGCCGCCCGGTCTTCCCCATCGAGTTCGACGAGCTGGCCGCCGACCTGCGGCAGCTCGATGCGGTGGGTGACCGGCTGCGCCGCGTCCTGCGGGTCGACGGCGAGGCGGGCGCGGCGGACCGGGCGACGGAGCTCCTGAAGGCGTACCGCGACCGGAGCCGGACCGAGGACTATCTCAACCGAGTACTGTCCGAGGGCTTCGAGCTGACCCGCGCCACCCAGGCCGGCCGCGTCCTAGTCGAGTGGTGCGACCAGCTCGTGCAGGTGAACGTCGCTCGCCAGAACCGGCTGTACGAGGAGGTCGCGCTCCTCATCCGCCACTCGGTCCTCTCGAACGAGGCCGAGCTCTCCGCCCAGGACATCGCCCTCACGGCCCTGCGCCTCGCCCGGCGGACCGATGCGGCGCTCGCGCGCCGGGACACCGCGGAGGTGTCGCGGGTGCTGGAGGCGGGCGCGGAGCTGTCGGGCACGTCCCGGACGCTGCTGATCCCGGTGAGCATCCGGGACGAGATGGCGGAGGCGATCGACGGCTGGCGCACGCAGCTCGCCGCGACGATCGAGAAGATCGGCGAGCAGAACGAGACCATCGCCGACATGGACGGCCGCGCCGCCACCATGAGTGCCAACGCGCAGACCCTGAGCCGGGCCTTCATCGACGATGCCGACCAGTTCGGCAGCGTGATCCGGCAGCTGCTGGTCGTCGGGGCGGTCGGCGCGCTGTGCCTCGGGATCGGCGCCGCCGCCGCGGTGGCGCGCTCGATCACGCGGCCGCTGCACGCCCTGCAGCACAGCATCGTCACGGCCGCCGCCGCGCCCGCCCCGGAGGATATCGGCCGCGACGGCCACCTGCTCGCGCGGCGCGACGAACTCGGCGACATCGCCAGGGCGACCAACGCGTTCCTGGAGCAGATCCGCCGCCGCGAGGCGGACCGGCGCAACGCCTCGCAGCGGGCCGACGACGCGCTCACGACCCTGCGGCAGGCCCAGGAGGACCTGATCCGCGCGGAGCGGCTCGCCTCGCTCGGGCAACTCGTGGCGGGCGTCTCGCACGAGATCAGCACCCCGCTCGGCATCGCCCTGACCACCGCGACGCAGGTCCAGTCCGACTCGGCCGCGTTCGAGCGCCTGGTGGGCGAGAACCAGCTCTCCCGCTCGCGGCTGACCCAGTATGCCGGGCGGATGCGAGAGGGCGCGCAGCTCCTGACCAGCAACCTGATGCGCGCGGCCGACCTGCTCTACAGCTTCAAGCAGGTGGCGGCCGATCAGGCCATCGAGGACCGCCGCGCGCTGAACCTCGCGGACTGGATCGACGAGCTGCTGAAGAGCCTGCGCGCCCTGGCGCGGCCGGGCCGGCACGTCTTCGTGGTCGAGTGCCCGCCCGATCTCGTCCTCGACACGCTGCCGGGGATCCTGGCGCAGGTCGTGTCGAACGCCGTCAAGAACGCGATCGAGCACGGCTTCCAGGAGCGGGAGGGCGGCCGCATCACCATCACGGGGATCCGGACCGGCGATGGGATCGGCCTCTCGATCGCGGATGACGGGCGCGGCATCGACGGCGCCGACCTCGGCCGCGTGTTCGACCCGTTCTTCACCACGGCTCGCGCCCGCGGCGGGACGGGCCTGGGCCTGCACATCGTCCACAACCTCGTGGTGAACCGCCTCCAGGGGCGGGTCGAACTGTCGAGCAGCGCGGGCGCCGGCACGGTGCTGCGGCTGTGGCTTCCGGAGCGGCTGGCATGA
- the ugpB gene encoding sn-glycerol-3-phosphate ABC transporter substrate-binding protein UgpB, whose protein sequence is MSGAWQPERRGVGRLRPLIAGARAWLHVGLLAALFAALRPLPAAALTELQFWHALDGPNGELVTRIAETFNASQPDYRVVPVYKGSYAETISSGIMAYRTGAAPHLLQVFEVGNGTMAAAIGAVRPVATVMREAGLPVTPEDFLPVVATNYLDAEGGMLSLPFNVSSTVMWINRDRFRLAGLDAKHPPATWPEVFEAARRLRAADGKRCALSSAWPTWVHLEQLSVWHDRPLATRSNGLDGYDAELVFNGPLQVRHLQNLVDLKRAGVFEYNDRVNRGESRFVSGDCAIFLTSSSLYGKVSTAARFDWTVAPMPFYPDVVAEPQNAILGGGSLYVMQGKTPDEYRGVARFLAFLMDGRQQAAMYRNTGYIPTTRGAYADAVAEGFFERHPQLHVAVQELTRRPPTRNTAGLRLGNMLQIRDIWAEELEAALDGAKAPQRALDDAVARGNQVLRVFQQRTKK, encoded by the coding sequence ATGAGCGGAGCGTGGCAACCGGAACGGCGCGGGGTCGGCCGCCTGAGGCCGCTGATCGCCGGCGCCCGCGCCTGGCTGCACGTCGGGCTGCTCGCCGCTCTGTTCGCCGCGCTGCGCCCGCTGCCCGCCGCAGCCCTCACCGAGCTCCAGTTCTGGCACGCCCTCGACGGGCCGAACGGCGAGCTGGTGACCCGCATCGCCGAGACGTTCAACGCCTCCCAGCCCGACTACCGGGTCGTGCCGGTCTACAAGGGCTCCTACGCCGAGACGATCAGCAGCGGCATCATGGCCTACCGCACCGGCGCGGCGCCGCACCTGCTGCAGGTCTTCGAGGTCGGCAACGGCACCATGGCGGCCGCGATCGGCGCCGTCAGGCCCGTCGCCACCGTGATGCGGGAGGCGGGACTCCCGGTGACGCCCGAGGACTTCCTGCCGGTTGTCGCCACCAACTACCTGGATGCCGAGGGCGGGATGCTGTCCCTGCCCTTCAACGTCTCCTCGACGGTGATGTGGATCAACCGCGACCGGTTCCGCCTGGCGGGGCTCGACGCCAAGCATCCCCCGGCGACCTGGCCGGAGGTCTTCGAGGCCGCGCGGCGGCTCAGGGCGGCGGACGGCAAGCGGTGCGCCCTGTCCTCGGCCTGGCCGACCTGGGTGCATCTCGAGCAGCTCTCTGTCTGGCACGACCGGCCGCTCGCGACCCGCTCCAACGGCCTGGACGGCTACGACGCCGAACTCGTCTTCAACGGCCCGCTCCAGGTCCGCCACCTGCAGAACCTCGTCGACCTGAAGCGCGCGGGCGTGTTCGAGTACAACGACCGCGTCAATCGCGGAGAGAGCCGGTTCGTCTCGGGCGACTGCGCGATCTTCCTCACCTCGTCGAGCCTGTACGGCAAGGTCTCCACCGCGGCCCGGTTCGACTGGACGGTCGCGCCGATGCCCTTCTACCCCGACGTCGTCGCGGAGCCGCAGAACGCGATCCTGGGCGGCGGCTCGCTCTACGTGATGCAGGGCAAGACGCCGGACGAGTACCGCGGCGTCGCCCGGTTCCTGGCCTTCCTGATGGACGGGCGGCAGCAGGCCGCGATGTACCGGAACACCGGCTACATCCCCACCACGCGCGGCGCCTACGCCGACGCGGTCGCGGAGGGCTTCTTCGAGCGGCACCCGCAGCTCCACGTCGCCGTGCAGGAACTGACCCGGCGGCCGCCGACGCGCAACACCGCCGGACTGCGCCTGGGCAACATGCTGCAGATCCGGGACATCTGGGCCGAGGAGCTGGAGGCGGCGCTCGACGGCGCCAAGGCGCCGCAGCGGGCCCTCGACGACGCCGTGGCGCGGGGCAATCAGGTGCTGCGCGTCTTCCAGCAGCGGACCAAGAAGTGA
- a CDS encoding ABC transporter substrate-binding protein, whose translation MRPAAAYRAGLLALTAGFISGLLLAHSPAAARTFVFCSEGSPESFDPARATTTTTMNAAWQVYNTLVEFAPGTTTIRPALAESWTVSEDGRTYVFALRDGVRFHANARFTPTRALNADDVVFSFARQRRAGPDGAAPGFTYFHDLGLADLIEAVDAPDPRHVRFRLREADTTFLANIAQAFGAILSAEYAAALAAGNASDDLARAPIGTGPYVFEGYRPDQVLRFRAFPDYWRRAAEDGEPGERPDGLVFAITPNAAVRLTKLRAGECHAMAFPATGDLDAIRAEPGLTLLALAELNVAYLALNTTRAPFGDARVRRAVNLAIDRRAIVAGVYGDAGILAQGPLPPGIWAHDADLPDTPFDRGEALRLLAEAGLAEGFDVELWYPPVSRPYNPNGRRVADMIQADLAQVGIRARPVTRPWNAYRAALYGGEPALMLYGWTSDNGDPDNFLSVLLGCKAAQAGGANLARWCDPAYDRLVEAARRTGDREARQALYRQAQAIVRRAMPWVPLAHTKVHLALRSDVLGLTMDPLGRHLFETVRFRGPQ comes from the coding sequence GTGAGGCCGGCGGCGGCATACCGGGCCGGGCTCCTCGCCCTGACGGCCGGCTTCATCTCCGGCCTGCTCCTCGCTCACAGTCCGGCGGCGGCGCGCACCTTCGTGTTCTGCTCGGAGGGCAGCCCGGAGAGCTTCGATCCCGCCCGCGCCACGACCACCACCACGATGAACGCGGCCTGGCAGGTCTACAACACGCTGGTCGAGTTCGCGCCCGGCACCACGACGATCCGCCCGGCGCTCGCCGAATCCTGGACGGTCTCGGAGGACGGGCGGACCTACGTCTTCGCCCTGCGCGACGGTGTCCGCTTCCACGCCAACGCGCGCTTCACCCCGACCCGCGCCCTGAACGCCGACGACGTGGTGTTCTCCTTCGCCCGGCAGCGGCGCGCCGGGCCCGACGGCGCCGCTCCGGGCTTCACCTACTTCCACGACCTCGGCCTCGCCGACCTGATCGAGGCCGTCGACGCACCGGACCCGCGCCACGTCCGCTTCCGGCTGCGCGAGGCCGACACCACCTTCCTCGCCAACATCGCCCAGGCCTTCGGCGCGATCCTGTCGGCCGAGTACGCGGCGGCCCTCGCGGCCGGCAACGCGTCGGACGACCTCGCGCGCGCTCCGATCGGGACCGGCCCGTACGTGTTCGAGGGTTACCGGCCGGATCAGGTCCTGCGCTTCCGCGCCTTCCCGGATTACTGGCGCCGCGCCGCGGAGGACGGCGAACCGGGCGAGCGCCCCGACGGCCTCGTCTTCGCGATCACGCCGAACGCGGCGGTCCGTCTGACGAAGCTGCGGGCCGGGGAGTGCCACGCCATGGCGTTCCCGGCGACCGGGGACCTCGACGCGATCCGCGCCGAGCCCGGCCTCACGCTGCTGGCGCTCGCCGAGCTGAACGTCGCCTACCTCGCCCTCAACACGACCCGCGCGCCCTTCGGCGACGCCCGGGTGCGGCGCGCGGTCAACCTCGCCATCGACCGGCGGGCGATCGTGGCGGGCGTCTACGGCGATGCCGGGATCCTGGCGCAGGGACCGCTGCCGCCCGGGATCTGGGCCCACGACGCGGACCTGCCGGACACCCCCTTCGACCGCGGCGAGGCGCTGCGCCTGCTGGCGGAAGCCGGGCTCGCCGAGGGCTTCGATGTCGAGCTGTGGTATCCGCCGGTCAGCCGGCCCTACAACCCGAACGGCCGGCGCGTCGCCGACATGATCCAGGCCGACCTCGCGCAGGTCGGCATCCGCGCGCGCCCGGTCACGCGTCCCTGGAACGCGTACCGCGCCGCCCTGTACGGCGGAGAGCCCGCGCTGATGCTCTACGGCTGGACGAGCGACAACGGCGACCCGGACAACTTCCTGAGCGTCCTGCTCGGCTGCAAGGCCGCCCAGGCCGGCGGCGCCAACCTCGCCCGCTGGTGCGACCCGGCCTACGATCGGCTGGTCGAGGCCGCCCGCCGCACCGGCGACCGGGAGGCGCGGCAGGCGCTGTACCGGCAGGCTCAGGCCATCGTCCGGCGCGCGATGCCCTGGGTGCCCCTGGCCCACACCAAGGTGCATCTCGCGCTCCGCAGCGACGTGCTCGGCCTGACGATGGATCCCCTCGGCCGCCACCTGTTCGAGACGGTGCGGTTCCGCGGTCCGCAGTGA
- a CDS encoding sensor histidine kinase — protein sequence MRVGPKIALVGGVPILAAGAIAMAGWLLLAQEERARRGAVLVADVYHDIATARLVRDQYAAADAQDRSGYAERFAGLTARAEAGLGRLAGFARIDEQRARIASVERALARYRGEMDAFVRRTRENDGLIREMTQRADTLIDLTDRARLRQQASNADLARSMAEKVEALRVARGLVARLNTLRARSAEGAVVAAQTAAQAAAQTAARSDATASGLAGGVSAESDGPRAQSLFRAASRDLATALRADGRDADADSLDALTVEAAGQNPDLRAKLDGWIERTLKIETSGQESLHDEVAQLLAYSVEANEIEQATQNVAIGTLKLGPRTSGALLHRDAALAERMRDEGERLARSAASLPISPLIQAEMVQALDGWRARLTTTIGGLRQQNAMIVAMDGLAATMIDSAKALNDAFVEDADRFGIFIQRILLAGAAGLLLFGALVVIFVARSILVPLRALQGDMVMLTGNPAGAAVRGTARRDELGDIARATAVFVSEITRREGALRRAKDQTDVALVELRRTQDNLVRAEKLASLGQLVAGVAHEINTPLGIALTTGTLMSDEARTFRTGLSAGTLSRSRLNHFVDRVEEGATLLCTNLTRAADLVQGFKQVAVDRVSDESRSVALATWLDDLLTSLRPMLRKGGHVVERACPADLVIDTNPGVLAQIVTNLIANAVVHGFRAGEPGRIIVDVSEREGGLVRMEVRDTGEGIPPEHLDRIFDPFFTTARSAGSTGLGMHIVHNLVTAKLGGRIAVSSERGQGTVVQVDFPAEGAGAAARPRTGAIRAP from the coding sequence ATGCGGGTTGGACCCAAGATCGCTCTGGTCGGTGGCGTGCCGATCCTCGCCGCCGGCGCGATCGCCATGGCCGGCTGGCTCCTCCTGGCGCAGGAGGAGCGCGCCCGGCGCGGCGCGGTCCTGGTCGCCGACGTCTACCACGACATCGCCACTGCCCGCCTGGTCCGCGACCAGTACGCCGCCGCCGACGCGCAGGACCGGTCGGGCTATGCCGAGCGCTTCGCCGGCCTGACGGCGCGGGCCGAGGCCGGTCTCGGCCGGCTCGCCGGCTTCGCCCGCATCGACGAGCAGCGCGCGCGGATCGCCTCGGTGGAGCGGGCCCTGGCCCGCTACCGGGGCGAGATGGACGCCTTCGTCCGGCGGACCCGGGAGAATGACGGCCTGATCCGCGAGATGACGCAGCGGGCCGACACCCTGATCGACCTCACCGACCGGGCGCGCCTGCGGCAGCAGGCCTCGAACGCCGACCTCGCGCGCTCGATGGCCGAGAAGGTCGAGGCGCTGCGGGTCGCCCGGGGCCTCGTCGCCCGCCTCAACACGCTGAGAGCCCGGAGCGCGGAGGGCGCCGTGGTCGCCGCCCAGACCGCCGCCCAGGCCGCCGCCCAGACCGCCGCCCGGAGCGACGCTACCGCGTCCGGCCTCGCCGGAGGGGTGAGCGCGGAGAGCGACGGCCCGCGCGCGCAGAGCCTTTTCCGCGCTGCCAGCCGCGACCTCGCGACGGCTCTGCGGGCCGACGGCCGGGATGCCGACGCGGATTCCCTCGACGCGCTCACCGTCGAGGCGGCGGGGCAGAACCCGGATCTCCGCGCGAAGCTCGACGGCTGGATCGAGCGCACCTTGAAGATCGAGACGTCCGGCCAGGAGAGTCTGCACGACGAGGTGGCGCAGCTGCTGGCCTATTCCGTGGAGGCCAACGAGATCGAGCAGGCCACCCAGAACGTCGCGATCGGCACCCTCAAGCTGGGGCCGCGCACGTCCGGCGCCCTCCTGCACCGGGACGCCGCCCTCGCCGAGCGGATGCGCGACGAGGGCGAGCGCCTCGCGCGGAGCGCCGCCTCGCTGCCGATCTCGCCGCTGATCCAGGCCGAGATGGTCCAGGCGCTCGACGGCTGGCGCGCGCGCCTCACGACCACCATCGGGGGCCTGCGGCAGCAGAACGCCATGATCGTCGCGATGGATGGGCTCGCCGCGACGATGATCGACAGCGCCAAGGCGCTCAACGACGCCTTCGTGGAGGACGCCGACCGGTTCGGCATCTTCATCCAGCGGATCCTGCTCGCCGGCGCGGCCGGCCTCTTGCTGTTCGGCGCGCTGGTGGTGATCTTCGTCGCCCGCTCGATCCTGGTGCCGCTGCGCGCCCTCCAGGGCGACATGGTCATGCTGACCGGGAACCCGGCGGGCGCGGCCGTGCGGGGCACGGCGCGCCGAGACGAGCTCGGCGACATCGCCCGCGCCACCGCGGTCTTCGTCTCCGAGATCACCCGGCGGGAAGGCGCGCTGCGCCGGGCGAAGGATCAGACGGACGTCGCCCTGGTCGAGCTCCGCCGGACCCAGGACAACCTTGTCCGGGCCGAGAAGCTCGCCTCCCTCGGGCAGCTCGTGGCCGGGGTCGCCCACGAGATCAACACGCCGCTGGGCATCGCGCTCACCACCGGGACGCTGATGAGCGACGAGGCGCGGACCTTCCGGACAGGCCTGTCGGCCGGCACGCTATCGCGCTCCCGGCTGAATCATTTCGTCGACCGGGTCGAGGAGGGCGCCACCCTGCTCTGCACCAACCTCACCCGGGCCGCCGACCTCGTCCAGGGCTTCAAGCAGGTCGCGGTGGACCGCGTCAGCGACGAGAGCCGCAGCGTCGCGCTGGCGACTTGGCTCGACGACCTGCTGACGAGCCTGCGGCCGATGCTGCGCAAGGGCGGCCACGTCGTGGAGCGCGCCTGCCCGGCGGACCTCGTCATCGACACCAACCCCGGGGTGCTGGCGCAGATCGTGACCAACCTCATCGCCAACGCGGTCGTGCACGGGTTCCGGGCGGGCGAGCCGGGACGGATCATCGTGGACGTGTCGGAACGGGAGGGGGGCCTCGTGCGGATGGAGGTCCGCGACACGGGTGAGGGCATCCCGCCGGAGCACCTCGACCGCATCTTCGACCCGTTCTTCACGACGGCCCGGAGCGCCGGCAGCACGGGGCTGGGCATGCACATCGTCCACAATCTGGTGACCGCCAAGCTCGGCGGCCGCATCGCGGTCAGCAGCGAGCGCGGTCAGGGGACCGTGGTGCAGGTCGATTTTCCCGCGGAGGGTGCGGGAGCGGCCGCGCGGCCGCGGACCGGCGCGATCCGGGCGCCGTGA
- a CDS encoding response regulator → MIIPDSPAPGTARGGAAIPSIAVVDDEAATREMVGDYLKLHGFSVILCDGGRALREHLARRSPDLIVLDLNMPEEDGLSIVRDLKARTAIPIIMLTATASAIDRVVGLELGADDYLPKPCELRELVARVRSVLRRVQMPSAAAAPAPVPAGGRRIRFGTKWLELDALRLSDDAGLEQALTRSEFDLLKAFADNPRRALSRERLLDLADARDPDAFDRAIDVRINRIRKKVEPDPGNPRYIRTVRGLGYIFRPEGD, encoded by the coding sequence ATGATCATTCCAGACAGCCCGGCCCCCGGCACCGCCCGCGGCGGCGCGGCGATCCCGTCGATCGCCGTGGTCGACGACGAGGCGGCGACCCGCGAGATGGTCGGGGATTACCTGAAGCTCCACGGGTTCTCGGTGATCCTGTGCGACGGCGGGCGCGCCCTGCGCGAGCACCTCGCCCGTCGCAGCCCGGACCTGATCGTGCTCGACCTGAACATGCCCGAGGAGGACGGGCTCTCCATCGTGCGCGACCTCAAGGCCCGGACCGCGATCCCGATCATCATGCTCACCGCCACGGCGAGCGCGATCGACCGCGTGGTCGGGCTGGAGCTCGGGGCCGACGATTACTTGCCCAAACCGTGCGAGTTGCGGGAACTGGTCGCCCGCGTGCGGTCGGTCCTGCGCCGCGTGCAGATGCCGAGCGCCGCAGCGGCTCCGGCCCCGGTGCCGGCGGGCGGACGCCGGATCCGGTTCGGCACCAAGTGGCTGGAACTCGACGCGCTGCGCCTGAGCGACGATGCCGGTCTGGAGCAGGCGCTCACCCGCTCGGAATTCGATCTGCTGAAGGCGTTCGCCGACAACCCGCGGCGCGCGCTCTCCCGCGAGCGCCTGCTCGACCTCGCGGATGCCCGCGACCCGGACGCGTTCGACCGCGCCATCGACGTGCGGATCAACCGCATCCGCAAGAAGGTCGAGCCGGATCCCGGCAATCCGCGCTACATCCGCACCGTGCGGGGGCTCGGATACATATTCCGCCCCGAGGGCGACTGA
- a CDS encoding ATP-binding response regulator codes for MDDDTLTLIPDDLDEAQPTAGAWVIAVIDDDPAVHDGTRYALASYTLDGRGLEILTARSAAEARVLLAERRDVAVVLLDVVMETDNAGLELVDYIRRELRQETVRIILRTGQPGQAPERRIIVDYDINDYKAKTELTADKLFTSLTAALRAHQQLKRLDETRRGLEIIIDAAPMLLDHKSMQRLAEGVLTQVASLLNVACAGILVLRETAAPQERFCVLAGSGCYGHYAGREPAWPLEERVHPLVERAFAERRHSFGEHWSTLYLHTASGSEIVALIEADRQLSETDRSLIALFTSRLSIAFDNVILYERLQQTNADLERRVVERTAELIRANRRLDLQRSDLRRANSLKTEILGTIAHDLKNPLAVILGRAEMLSDLIDMQGDREQMRAQVQHVRTSAKGLTTMIDSLMADAMNDALDISLRREPVDLAGLAREVCEADRPLADAKGQTLVCEGPDELFLCGDAERLREALDNLVSNAIKYSPTGGAITVRVSREPGPRGAQLVCAVADHGPGLSPEDSARVFGRFQRLSAKPTGGENSTGLGLSIVRRIAELHGGRATAESAGPGLGAVFAIRFPEESVGLF; via the coding sequence ATGGACGATGATACCCTCACGTTGATCCCCGACGACCTCGATGAGGCGCAGCCGACCGCGGGCGCCTGGGTGATCGCCGTGATCGACGACGATCCGGCGGTCCACGACGGCACGCGCTACGCGCTGGCGAGCTACACCCTCGACGGACGCGGCCTGGAGATCCTCACCGCCCGTTCGGCCGCGGAGGCGCGGGTGCTGCTCGCCGAGCGCCGCGACGTGGCGGTGGTGCTGCTCGACGTGGTGATGGAGACCGACAACGCCGGGCTGGAGCTGGTGGACTACATCCGGCGCGAACTCCGGCAGGAGACCGTGCGCATCATCCTGCGGACCGGCCAGCCCGGGCAGGCTCCCGAGCGGCGGATCATCGTCGATTACGACATCAATGACTACAAGGCGAAGACCGAGCTGACAGCCGACAAGCTGTTCACCAGCCTCACCGCGGCCCTGCGCGCCCATCAGCAGCTCAAGCGCCTCGACGAGACCCGGCGCGGGCTCGAGATCATCATCGACGCCGCGCCGATGCTCCTCGATCACAAGTCGATGCAGCGCCTGGCCGAGGGCGTCCTCACTCAGGTCGCCTCGCTCCTGAACGTCGCCTGCGCGGGCATCCTGGTCCTGCGCGAGACCGCCGCCCCGCAGGAGCGCTTCTGCGTCCTGGCCGGGTCTGGCTGCTACGGCCACTACGCCGGGCGCGAGCCGGCCTGGCCGCTTGAGGAGCGGGTGCACCCCCTCGTCGAGCGGGCCTTCGCCGAGCGCCGCCACAGCTTCGGCGAGCACTGGTCGACCCTGTATCTGCACACGGCGAGCGGCAGCGAGATCGTCGCGCTGATCGAGGCCGACCGCCAGCTCTCCGAGACCGACCGCTCGCTCATCGCGCTGTTCACGAGCCGGCTGTCGATCGCGTTCGACAACGTCATCCTCTACGAGCGTCTGCAGCAGACCAACGCCGACCTGGAGCGGCGGGTGGTCGAGCGGACCGCCGAGCTGATCCGGGCGAACCGCCGGCTGGACCTGCAGCGCTCGGACCTGCGCCGCGCCAACAGCCTCAAGACCGAGATCCTCGGCACCATCGCGCACGATCTCAAGAACCCACTGGCGGTGATCCTCGGCCGCGCCGAGATGCTGTCCGACCTGATCGACATGCAGGGAGACCGGGAGCAGATGCGGGCGCAGGTGCAGCACGTGCGCACCAGCGCCAAGGGGCTGACGACCATGATCGACAGCCTCATGGCGGACGCGATGAACGACGCCCTCGACATCAGCCTGCGCCGGGAACCGGTGGACCTCGCGGGCCTCGCCCGGGAGGTCTGCGAGGCGGACCGGCCGCTGGCCGACGCCAAGGGCCAGACCCTCGTCTGCGAGGGCCCCGACGAGCTGTTCCTCTGCGGCGACGCCGAGCGCCTGCGCGAGGCCCTCGACAACCTCGTGTCCAACGCCATCAAGTACAGCCCGACGGGCGGGGCGATCACGGTGCGGGTGAGTCGCGAGCCGGGCCCGCGGGGTGCGCAGCTGGTCTGCGCGGTCGCCGACCACGGGCCCGGCCTGTCGCCGGAGGATTCTGCCCGCGTGTTCGGGCGGTTCCAGCGCCTGTCGGCCAAGCCCACCGGCGGCGAGAACTCGACCGGTCTCGGGCTGTCGATCGTCCGTCGGATCGCCGAGCTCCACGGCGGCCGCGCCACGGCCGAGAGCGCCGGGCCGGGCCTGGGCGCGGTCTTCGCGATCCGCTTCCCGGAAGAGTCCGTCGGCCTGTTCTGA
- a CDS encoding c-type cytochrome: MLWCLRQTRPRILRRPARIAALALALLAAACSDDGRERRRALGETPKFDDVMRVADAERGGRLFGQCAACHTISPGAGDRNGPGLYDVLGKPVASNSRRYGYTGALRSLGGVWTPERMDLWLAAPAKLAPGTSMSFPGLPDPLDRADLIAYLRTQSSGEGDAEAPPTRP, from the coding sequence ATGCTGTGGTGTCTCAGGCAGACGCGACCGCGGATCCTGCGGCGTCCCGCGCGCATCGCGGCGCTCGCGCTGGCCCTGCTCGCGGCAGCCTGCTCGGACGACGGGCGGGAACGCCGCCGCGCCCTGGGCGAGACCCCGAAGTTCGACGACGTCATGCGGGTGGCCGACGCCGAGCGCGGCGGGCGGCTGTTCGGTCAGTGCGCCGCCTGTCACACGATCAGCCCGGGGGCGGGCGATCGGAACGGTCCCGGACTCTACGACGTGCTCGGCAAGCCTGTTGCCAGCAACAGCAGGCGCTACGGCTATACCGGGGCGCTCCGGTCGCTGGGCGGCGTCTGGACCCCGGAGCGGATGGACCTCTGGCTCGCCGCCCCGGCGAAGCTGGCGCCCGGCACGAGCATGAGCTTCCCCGGACTTCCAGATCCCCTCGATCGGGCGGATCTCATCGCCTACCTCCGGACGCAGTCGTCCGGGGAGGGTGACGCCGAGGCGCCCCCGACGAGGCCTTGA